A window of the Aquarana catesbeiana isolate 2022-GZ linkage group LG05, ASM4218655v1, whole genome shotgun sequence genome harbors these coding sequences:
- the CEP76 gene encoding centrosomal protein of 76 kDa isoform X3 has translation MAVPEKVTELKHIIQEQFHKMDVHGKVREVLAETIGDEFGHESHYLSEEDLMEALRRRGIVDDVMKELRFLEDGHSRDLTSTPKPTTSFMDKRPRTYKKTNIDPSRRYLHLQVLGGKAFLEHLQEAVPLPGQVCSTFTLHLHFRNQRFRFKPVPCACEPDFQDEILLELHKDSLGEGSRMADGTTLLSISDPVQIVLIKTDISGETTLVASHFMEWRSVLGVYRGATNLAVELQGVGAECKVSVGILNVKLELYPHLQEALSPEIVSAQLTLERQRTAEKERLFLVYTKQWWREYLQIRPSHSSRLVKIFAQDENWVNRPVCCYVRPLRAGRLLDTPRQAARFVNVLGYEKATVVGGGSKQEQWCTLLPFLARNKGDCEDHCNLLCSLLLGFGLEAYVCVGTKGKGVAHTWVMTCATDGAITFWESLTGQRI, from the exons ATGGATGTTCATGGTAAAGTCAGGGAAGTCCTGGCTGAGACAATAGGAGATGAATTTGGCCATGAAAGCCATTATTTATCAGAAGAAGATCTAATGGAAGCCTTGAGGAGGAGAGGAATCGTAGATGATGTCATGAAAGAGCTGCGTTTCTTGGAG GATGGTCATTCAAGAGACCTAACTTCAACACCGAAACCAACAACATCTTTTATGGATAAACGGCCACGGACATATAAGAAAA CTAATATTGACCCATCCCGTAGATATCTTCATCTCCAGGTCTTGGGTGGAAAAGCTTTCCTAGAACACCTTCAGGAAGCTGTGCCTCTTCCTGGTCAGGTCTGCTCTACCTTTACGCTTCACTTGCACTTCCGAAACCAACGTTTCCGCTTTAAACCAGTCCCGTGTGCCTGTGAGCCTGACTTTCAAGATGAAATTCTGCTAGAACTGCACAAAGATAGCTTAG GAGAGGGTAGCAGAATGGCTGATGGTACCACGCTTCTGTCAATCAGCGATCCTGTGCAGATAGTATTAATCAAGACTGACATTTCTGGAGAAACCACTCTTGTGGCCTCTCATTTTATGGAGTGGCGTTCAGTATTGGGTGTGTATAGAGGAGCGACGAATCTTGCTGTGGAGCTCCAGGGTGTTG GAGCGGAGTGTAAAGTTTCTGTGGGAATTTTAAATGTCAAACTGGAGCTGTATCCACATCTACAGGAAGCACTATCTCCAGAGATTGTCAGTGCTCAG cttacgtTAGAACGTCAGAGGACAGCAGAGAAGGAACGGTTGTTCTTGGTATATACAAAACAATGGTGGAGAGAATATTTACAGATTCGACCTTCCCACAGTTCAAGGCTTGTTAAGATCTTTGCACAG GATGAAAACTGGGTAAATCGACCCGTCTGTTGCTACGTCCGCCCTCTGAGAGCTGGACGTCTTCTGGACACCCCTCGACAAGCTGCACGCTTTGTAAATGTTCTGGGCTATGAAAAGGCCACAGTTGTTGGTGGAGGTAGCAAACAAGAGCAATGGTGCACCCTGTTGCCATTTCTTGCTAGAAATAAA GGTGATTGTGAGGACCATTGCAATCTCCTGTGCAGTCTTCTCCTCGGCTTTGGTCTGGAAGCTTATGTGTGTGTTGGTACTAAAGGGAAAGGAGTAGCTCACACATGGGTGATGACTTGTGCTACAGATGGAGCGATCACCTTCTGGGAAAGTTTGACAGGACAAAG